The genomic region CCAAGTTCTCCTCGTCCAAGGGCGTGGTCATTTACGTCAAGGACTTTTTGGCGGAGTTCGGCCCGGACCCGCTGCGCTACTTCATCGCGGTGGCCGGCCCGGAAAACAACGACACCGACTTCACCTGGGACGAGTTTGTCCGCCGCGTGAACAACGAGCTGGCCAACGGCTGGGGCAACCTGGTCAACCGCACCGTGTCCATGGCGCACAAGAACTTCGGCCAGATCCCGGCGCCGGGCCCGCTGGAGGCGTCCGACGAGCGCATCCTCAACCTGGCCGAGGAAACCTTCACCACCGCCGGCGAGGAGCTGGGCAAGGCCCACTTCAAGTCCGCGATTACGAAGGTCATGCACGTTGTGGGCGAGGCCAACGCCTACATCGCGGAGCAGGAGCCGTGGAAGCTGGCCAAGGACGACAGCCAGCGCGAGCGCCTGGCCACCGTACTGTGGACGGCGCTGCAGGTCGTCTCCGACTGCAACGCCATGCTCACCCCGTATTTGCCCCACACCGCGCAGAAGGTCCACGAGACCCTCGGCCGCACCGGCATCTGGGCTGCGGAACCGCGCGTGGAGGAAGTCGTCGACGACGCGGACTACAACCTTGTCGGCGCCGGTCTGCCGGACAAGGGCCAGACCTACCCGACGATTACCGGCGACTACTCGCAGCAGCAGGCGGTGTGGCAGCGTGTCGACGTCGTCCCGGGCACCGAGCTTGCAAAGCCGCAGCCGCTGATTGCCAAGCTGGACCCGGAGCTGGGCGAGACCGGCCCGGAGTGGGCGCCGGTGCAGTAGCCCGGTGCAGTAGCTAGAGCCGGTCGCCCAGCCAGGCGCGCGCCGAAGCGAGCATCTGTCTAACCACGCCGATGTCGAACGCCCAAAGCTCAATCGCGTGCGGCGCGCCTTCGATGATTTCCAGCTGCGCGGGTACCTCGGCTTCGCGCAAGCGGCGGGCGTAGCTGCAGATCTCCTCGTAGAACAGCTCGATGTCGCCGGTTGACAGCCATGCAGGCGGCAGCCCTGACAAGTCCACTCGACGAGCGGGCACCGCGTACTCAGGCACGTATGCCCTTCCTGGCGCTTGGCCCAGGTAGGAAGTCCACGCAAAGCGGGTCTGCTCGTTGTTGGCTACCGGCCTGTCACGCGGGACGTCTCGTCTGCGGTCCGCGGTGGGGCGGTCGTCCAGCATGGGGCAGAACAGCCACTGAGCCCGGGGTTGGGGGCCGTTTTCGTCGTACAGCCGCTGGCATGCCGCGGCGGCCAGACCGCCACCCGCGCTTTCGCCGCCGATGGCGAACGGCTCCCCGAACTCGCTGGCGTGCTCGTGCATCCACGCCCACGTGT from Corynebacterium fournieri harbors:
- a CDS encoding alpha/beta hydrolase fold domain-containing protein, producing MTNSIMPLVRSEFRRRARLIPHPHVECGATRWLASHGQALFPHPRREGVELLRSGRTLIYKPRNPKGSLLWLHGGGHIIGHPSQDGPLCVNTAAEVGVTVIAPRYPLSPAHPFPAGLNAALDTWAWMHEHASEFGEPFAIGGESAGGGLAAAACQRLYDENGPQPRAQWLFCPMLDDRPTADRRRDVPRDRPVANNEQTRFAWTSYLGQAPGRAYVPEYAVPARRVDLSGLPPAWLSTGDIELFYEEICSYARRLREAEVPAQLEIIEGAPHAIELWAFDIGVVRQMLASARAWLGDRL